A region from the Acyrthosiphon pisum isolate AL4f chromosome A1, pea_aphid_22Mar2018_4r6ur, whole genome shotgun sequence genome encodes:
- the LOC100569217 gene encoding uncharacterized protein LOC100569217 isoform X2 — translation MFRVECSVSDEIVDEQLTGKYRVTATMMIDDIPKQSIDDSNIFFEEQEDNPELLSIKMAEIEVIAEYNGKERISLYTDRIIVDLNWHQLRTDMCVKETVTFTNIGSCPVRVSWMPSTDNAGAAVGVAPESFEVVDRTKISVQVEPLRPGSQLRETLRFLAQNRDGSTGETVLYVRGAVEQVPRVSVRPAIAPLGNVCAGTLKSYHVEFEVTSDGSFHVQRRLYAFDTTAGAGFSLHGDAKSYGPYGNGSTTQMQQMTTLNFKTPVDTEATGISCQLVEWSFAGSKTVHTQSMTYATLPDVRLNVNTITIAQSLYRGIPHSHKGIRLLNNTHCDFVYSWGNPMGSDADKIDCVFKPSSGTVNGDADVEFEFTVTPKKSGYLNKCHIPFFVQCNALAPQQINVECWIYEFSTTVTYVNEWDTEYSIIWQDKPEDQEPTKWRFGEWPRRDTPLCAPLVQQIEQDLDHYHPVMAFKDIECNTGTNINNNYIKYSLETIYFMTVFLK, via the exons ATGTTTCGAGTGGAATGCAGCGTCTCCGACGAGATAGTCGATGAACAACTTACGGGCAAGTATCGTGTAACTGCCAC caTGATGATTGATGATATCCCCAAACAAAGTATCGAcgattcaaatatatttttcgaaGAACAAGAGGACAACCCAGAG TTGCTGTCAATAAAAATGGCTGAAATCGAAGTGATAGCCGAGTACAATGGCAAAGAACGCATATCATTGTATACCGATCGAATAATTGTGGACTTAAATTGGCACCAACTAAG gaCTGATATGTGCGTAAAAGAAACGGTGACCTTTACCAACATCGGGTCGTGTCCCGTGCGCGTCTCGTGGATGCCCAGCACCGATAACGCTGGCGCGGCCGTGGGGGTGGCGCCCGAGTCGTTCGAAGTCGTGGATCGGACCAAGATCAGCGTGCAGGTCGAACCCCTGCGTCCGGGGTCTCAGTTGCGGGAGACGTTGAGGTTCTTGGCCCAAAACCGAGACGGCTCCACCGGCGAGACGGTGCTGTACGTGCGCGGCGCGGTCGAACAGGTGCCCAGAGTGAGTGTCCGGCCGGCGATAGCGCCACTCGGCAACGTCTGCGCCGGTACGCTGAAGTCGTACCACGTCGAATTCGAGGTGACCTCCGACGGTTCGTTTCACGTGCAAAGGCGTCTTTACGCGTTCGACACCACCGCCGGTGCAGGGTTCAGTCTGCACGGTGACGCCAAGTCGTATGGACCGTACGGAAACGGAAGTACGACGCAGATGCAGCAGATGACAACGTTGAACTTTAAGACACCGGTCGACACCGAG GCAACTGGGATCTCGTGTCAATTAGTCGAATGGTCGTTCGCCGGGTCAAAGACGGTCCATACCCAGTCAATGACTTACGCAACACTCCCAGATGTGCGTTTGAACGTTAACACCATTACCATTGCCCAGTCCCTTTACAGGGGCATACCTCACAGCCACAAAGGAATTCGGTTGCTCAATAATACACATTGTGATTTCGTCTACTCTTGGGGCAACCCAATGGGATCGGATGCGGATAAAATAGATTGCGTGTTTAAGCCCAGTAGTGGGACCGTTAATGGTGACGCGGacgttgaatttgaatttactgTGACGCCGAAAAAAAGC GGTTATTTAAACAAATGCCATATACCGTTTTTTGTACAGTGCAACGCACTTGCACCACAGCAGATAAATGTCGAATGTTGGATTTATGAATTCAGTACTACAGTGACGTATGTCAATGAGTGGGACACGGAATACAGCATCATATGGCAAGACAA GCCGGAAGACCAGGAACCGACCAAATGGCGTTTTGGAGAATGGCCGAGACGTGACACACCGTTATGCGCACCGTTGGTCCAACAAATTGAACAAGATCTGGACCACTACCACCCCGTAATGGCGTTTAAAGACATCGAATGCAATACAGGcacaaacattaataataattatattaaatacagtttGGAGACGATCTATTTTATGactgtgtttttaaaataa
- the LOC100569217 gene encoding uncharacterized protein LOC100569217 isoform X1, with product MFRVECSVSDEIVDEQLTGKYRVTATMMIDDIPKQSIDDSNIFFEEQEDNPELLSIKMAEIEVIAEYNGKERISLYTDRIIVDLNWHQLRTDMCVKETVTFTNIGSCPVRVSWMPSTDNAGAAVGVAPESFEVVDRTKISVQVEPLRPGSQLRETLRFLAQNRDGSTGETVLYVRGAVEQVPRVSVRPAIAPLGNVCAGTLKSYHVEFEVTSDGSFHVQRRLYAFDTTAGAGFSLHGDAKSYGPYGNGSTTQMQQMTTLNFKTPVDTEATGISCQLVEWSFAGSKTVHTQSMTYATLPDVRLNVNTITIAQSLYRGIPHSHKGIRLLNNTHCDFVYSWGNPMGSDADKIDCVFKPSSGTVNGDADVEFEFTVTPKKSGYLNKCHIPFFVQCNALAPQQINVECWIYEFSTTVTYVNEWDTEYSIIWQDNKKQWIVDTDQSEFELLESESNQTSITKNVNNFDTENAEEYEIEPEDQEPTKWRFGEWPRRDTPLCAPLVQQIEQDLDHYHPVMAFKDIECNTGTNINNNYIKYSLETIYFMTVFLK from the exons ATGTTTCGAGTGGAATGCAGCGTCTCCGACGAGATAGTCGATGAACAACTTACGGGCAAGTATCGTGTAACTGCCAC caTGATGATTGATGATATCCCCAAACAAAGTATCGAcgattcaaatatatttttcgaaGAACAAGAGGACAACCCAGAG TTGCTGTCAATAAAAATGGCTGAAATCGAAGTGATAGCCGAGTACAATGGCAAAGAACGCATATCATTGTATACCGATCGAATAATTGTGGACTTAAATTGGCACCAACTAAG gaCTGATATGTGCGTAAAAGAAACGGTGACCTTTACCAACATCGGGTCGTGTCCCGTGCGCGTCTCGTGGATGCCCAGCACCGATAACGCTGGCGCGGCCGTGGGGGTGGCGCCCGAGTCGTTCGAAGTCGTGGATCGGACCAAGATCAGCGTGCAGGTCGAACCCCTGCGTCCGGGGTCTCAGTTGCGGGAGACGTTGAGGTTCTTGGCCCAAAACCGAGACGGCTCCACCGGCGAGACGGTGCTGTACGTGCGCGGCGCGGTCGAACAGGTGCCCAGAGTGAGTGTCCGGCCGGCGATAGCGCCACTCGGCAACGTCTGCGCCGGTACGCTGAAGTCGTACCACGTCGAATTCGAGGTGACCTCCGACGGTTCGTTTCACGTGCAAAGGCGTCTTTACGCGTTCGACACCACCGCCGGTGCAGGGTTCAGTCTGCACGGTGACGCCAAGTCGTATGGACCGTACGGAAACGGAAGTACGACGCAGATGCAGCAGATGACAACGTTGAACTTTAAGACACCGGTCGACACCGAG GCAACTGGGATCTCGTGTCAATTAGTCGAATGGTCGTTCGCCGGGTCAAAGACGGTCCATACCCAGTCAATGACTTACGCAACACTCCCAGATGTGCGTTTGAACGTTAACACCATTACCATTGCCCAGTCCCTTTACAGGGGCATACCTCACAGCCACAAAGGAATTCGGTTGCTCAATAATACACATTGTGATTTCGTCTACTCTTGGGGCAACCCAATGGGATCGGATGCGGATAAAATAGATTGCGTGTTTAAGCCCAGTAGTGGGACCGTTAATGGTGACGCGGacgttgaatttgaatttactgTGACGCCGAAAAAAAGC GGTTATTTAAACAAATGCCATATACCGTTTTTTGTACAGTGCAACGCACTTGCACCACAGCAGATAAATGTCGAATGTTGGATTTATGAATTCAGTACTACAGTGACGTATGTCAATGAGTGGGACACGGAATACAGCATCATATGGCAAGACAA TAAAAAACAATGGATCGTCGATACAGACCAATCGGAATTTGAATTATTAGAATCCGAAAGCAATCAAACTtcaataactaaaaatgttaataattttgatacagAAAATGCAGAAGAATATGAAATCGa GCCGGAAGACCAGGAACCGACCAAATGGCGTTTTGGAGAATGGCCGAGACGTGACACACCGTTATGCGCACCGTTGGTCCAACAAATTGAACAAGATCTGGACCACTACCACCCCGTAATGGCGTTTAAAGACATCGAATGCAATACAGGcacaaacattaataataattatattaaatacagtttGGAGACGATCTATTTTATGactgtgtttttaaaataa